Proteins from a genomic interval of Psychrobacter fulvigenes:
- a CDS encoding fumarylacetoacetate hydrolase family protein, which translates to MQTAIGKVVCVGRNYAAHAAELGNAVPTRPLLFIKPASSIISLTDAIPSIIKDVPRDKSYPVHYEAELCIRLGRDLKSASLEEVMSTTDLITSVTLGLDLTLRDMQSELKEKGHPWERAKCFDGSCVLGEWVSAEAFADFTQVNYQLYINDELKQDGDSALMLFPVYELLSEISHAFSLQAGDVIMTGTPSGVGVLQAGDKLRLTLGTHEWQASVE; encoded by the coding sequence TTGCAGACTGCCATCGGCAAAGTTGTCTGTGTCGGTCGTAACTATGCTGCGCACGCTGCTGAGCTTGGCAATGCTGTACCGACACGCCCATTATTATTTATTAAGCCTGCTTCTAGCATCATCTCTTTAACAGACGCAATTCCTAGCATTATCAAGGATGTGCCTCGAGATAAAAGCTACCCAGTACATTATGAAGCTGAGCTGTGTATTCGTTTGGGACGTGACTTAAAATCTGCCTCGCTAGAGGAGGTGATGAGCACCACGGATTTGATTACATCGGTTACGTTAGGACTGGATTTGACGTTGCGCGATATGCAAAGCGAGCTGAAGGAAAAAGGCCATCCGTGGGAGCGAGCGAAGTGTTTTGATGGCTCTTGCGTCTTGGGTGAGTGGGTAAGTGCAGAGGCGTTTGCTGATTTTACTCAAGTAAACTATCAGCTCTATATCAATGATGAGCTCAAGCAAGATGGCGACAGCGCTTTGATGCTGTTTCCCGTCTATGAACTGCTCAGTGAAATTAGCCATGCCTTTAGTCTGCAAGCGGGCGATGTAATAATGACCGGTACGCCAAGCGGGGTTGGGGTATTGCAGGCAGGTGATAAGCTGCGGCTAACGCTTGGTACGCATGAGTGGCAGGCGAGCGTAGAGTAG